The following proteins come from a genomic window of Pichia kudriavzevii chromosome 1, complete sequence:
- a CDS encoding uncharacterized protein (PKUD0A08040; similar to Saccharomyces cerevisiae YGR094W (VAS1); ancestral locus Anc_3.433), translating to MLLFRFPYNRITAYPLKTSYLFQSYTKRQRLLFHTSILKMSEETPKAAPQDQAVPVQGASKVKTEKELKKEKAKAEKMAKFLAKKAKQEQLAQNAAKNKEKKKKVEKEAAPEFVDKTVPGEKKILVSLEDPSFSAYNPKSVESSWNDWWVKEGFFKPEFTEDGEIKPEGVFSIPAPPPNVTGALHIGHALTVSIQDALIRYYRMKGKTTLFLPGFDHAGIATQSVVEKTVYANEGKTRHDYGREEFLKKIWEWKEIYHDKIKSQFINLGASYDWSKEAFTMDPTRTAAVNDAFVRLFEDGTIYRDLRLVNWCVKLNTALSNLEVENKTVPGHTMLSVPGYDEKVEFGVLTHFAYPVVGSDEKLIVATTRPETIFGDTGVAVHPDDARYKHLHGKFVQHPFSDRKIPIITDSEAVDMEFGTGAVKITPGHDNNDYQTGKRAGLEFINIFTDDGKLNENCGEYAGLKRFDARKVVVQKLEEKGLLVDQEGHEMTLPICSRSGDIIEPYLKPQWWVSQKEMAQAAAEAVKNGDLKIAPQTSENEFYRWMENIQDWCISRQLWWGHRCPVYFVNIEGENRDPNDSKNWVAGRTLEEAQEKANARFAGKKFTLEQDEDVLDTWFSSGLWPFSTLGYPEKTFDFSKFYPMSMLETGWDILFFWVARMVMLGLKLTGQVPFKEVFCHSLVRDAQGRKMSKSLGNVIDPSDVISGITLEKLHAKLTQGNLDPREIEKAKAGQKESYPDGIPQCGTDALRFALCAYTTGGRDINLDILRVAGYRKFCNKIFQATKFALMRLGEDYQPPAKEGLSGKESLVERWILHKLTKTAEKVNASIEARDFYETTQAIYNFWLYDLCDVYIENSKFLILEGTEEQKKSARDTLYTCIDGALRMIHPFMPFISEEMWQRLPKRATETSKTIVKAAYPIYRSEYDNADAASAYELVLEITKGARSLLAQYGITKNGQVFIESANSKYFEIAESQKDSIVSLIKAVEKVNVVSKPEEIPSGCVLSAVVPEVNVHLLVKGMIDIDAEISKFNKKLEKSKNSLTNLEKIMSSADYESKASDAAKEKNNQSKEKTLAEIEGFEQTIANLEKLKL from the coding sequence ATGCTATTGTTTAGATTTCCATATAATAGAATCACTGCCTATCCACTGAAAACTTCGTATTTATTCCAAAGTTACACAAAAAGACAGAGATTGCTATTCCATACATCCATTTTAAAAATGTCTGAAGAAACACCTAAGGCTGCTCCTCAAGACCAAGCTGTACCTGTTCAAGGTGCATCAAAAGTCAAAACCGAAAAGGAGctaaagaaggaaaaggcaAAGGCTGAAAAAATGGCTAAATTCTTGGCTAAAAAGGCTAAACAAGAACAGCTTGCTCAAAATGCGGCGAAgaacaaggagaagaagaagaaagttgaaaaagagGCTGCACCAGAATTTGTAGATAAGACTGTTCCAGGtgagaagaagattttgGTCAGTTTGGAAGATCCTTCTTTCTCAGCCTACAATCCAAAGTCTGTTGAATCCTCGTGGAATGATTGGTGGGTCAAGGAAGGTTTCTTCAAGCCAGAATTCACCGAAGACGGTGAAATCAAACCAGAAGGTGTTTTCAGTATTCcagcaccaccaccaaATGTCACTGGTGCTTTGCATATTGGACATGCATTAACTGTTTCGATTCAAGATGCATTGATTAGATATTACAGAATGAAGGGTAAGACTACCTTGTTCTTACCTGGATTCGACCATGCAGGTATTGCAACTCAATCTGTTGTCGAGAAAACTGTTTATGCTAACGAAGGTAAGACCAGACATGACTATGGCAGAGAagaattcttgaaaaaaatctgGGAATGGAAGGAAATCTACCATGACAAGATTAAGTCGCAGTTCATCAACTTAGGTGCCTCATATGACTGGTCGAAGGAGGCTTTTACCATGGATCCGACCAGAACAGCGGCTGTCAACGATGCCTTCGTTAGACTATTCGAAGATGGTACAATTTACAGAGACTTAAGATTGGTCAACTGGTGTGTTAAATTAAACACTGCATTGTCTAACCTAGAAGTCGAGAATAAAACTGTTCCTGGTCACACTATGTTATCAGTTCCAGGGTATGATGAAAAGGTTGAATTTGGTGTTTTAACACATTTTGCTTACCCTGTAGTTGGTTCTGATGAAAAACTTATTGTTGCTACTACCCGTCCAGAGACGATCTTTGGTGATACTGGTGTTGCCGTCCACCCTGATGATGCAAGATACAAGCACTTACATGGTAAGTTTGTTCAGCACCCATTTTCCGACAGAAAGATCCCTATCATCACCGATTCAGAAGCTGTAGATATGGAATTCGGTACTGGTGCAGTCAAAATCACTCCAGGTCACGACAACAACGATTATCAAACTGGTAAGAGAGCAGGTTTAGAGTTTATTAACATTTTCACTGACGACGGTAAATTGAATGAGAATTGTGGTGAGTATGCTGGTTTGAAGAGATTCGATGCAAGAAAAgttgttgttcaaaaatTAGAAGAGAAGGGTTTATTAGTTGACCAGGAAGGTCATGAGATGACCTTACCAATCTGTTCAAGATCTGGTGACATTATTGAACCTTACCTAAAGCCACAATGGTGGGTGTCTCAGAAGGAAATGGCTCAAGCTGCTGCAGAAGCAGTTAAGAACGGTGACTTGAAGATTGCTCCTCAAACATCTGAAAACGAATTTTATAGATGGATGGAGAACATTCAAGATTGGTGTATTTCCAGACAATTATGGTGGGGTCACAGATGTCCTGTTTACTTTGTGAACATTGAAGGTGAAAATAGGGATCCAAATGACTCCAAAAATTGGGTTGCTGGAAGGACTTTGGAAGAAGCCCAAGAAAAAGCTAATGCACGTTTTGCAGGTAAGAAGTTTACTTTAGAGcaagatgaagatgtttTGGATACTTGGTTCTCTTCCGGTTTGTGGCCATTTTCTACCCTTGGTTACCCAgaaaaaacttttgatttctccaaattcTATCCAATGTCTATGTTGGAAACTGGTTGGGatattttattcttttggGTTGCAAGAATGGTCATGTTAGGTTTGAAGTTAACTGGCCAAGTTCCTTTTAAGGAAGTTTTCTGTCACTCTTTAGTCCGTGATGCCCAGGGTAGAAAGATGTCTAAATCTTTAGGAAATGTCATTGACCCATCAGATGTTATTTCTGGTATCACTTTAGAAAAATTACATGCGAAACTAACCCAAGGTAATTTGGATCCAAGAGAAATCGAAAAGGCAAAGGCGGGCCAAAAGGAGTCATACCCAGATGGTATCCCACAATGTGGTACCGATGCATTGAGATTCGCATTATGTGCTTACACTACTGGTGGTAGGGATATTAACTTGGACATCCTAAGAGTTGCAGGTTACAGGAAGTTCTGTAATAAAATTTTCCAAGCAACTAAATTTGCTCTGATGAGACTAGGTGAAGATTATCAACCGCCTGCCAAGGAAGGCTTGAGTGGTAAGGAATCATTGGTGGAGAGATGGATTTTGCATAAATTAACTAAGACAGCAGAAAAGGTCAATGCTTCTATCGAAGCGAGAGATTTCTATGAAACTACTCAAGCTATCTACAACTTTTGGTTGTATGATCTCTGTGATGTCTATATCGAAAACTCCAAGTTCTTGATCTTAGAAGGTACCGAAGAGCAAAAGAAGTCAGCAAGAGATACTTTGTACACCTGTATTGATGGTGCTCTTAGAATGATCCATCCTTTCATGCCTTTCATTTCTGAAGAAATGTGGCAAAGATTACCAAAGAGAGCAACCGAAACATCCAAAACTATTGTTAAGGCAGCTTACCCAATATACAGATCTGAATATGACAATGCAGATGCGGCAAGTGCTTACGAGTTAGTGTTAGAAATTACCAAGGGGGCTAGATCTTTGTTAGCTCAATACGGTATCACAAAGAACGGACAGGTTTTCATTGAATCTGCAAactcaaaatattttgaaattgcagaGTCACAAAAGGACTCTATTGTTTCTTTAATCAAAGCGGTTGAAAAGGTCAATGTTGTTTCCAAACCCGAGGAAATTCCTTCCGGATGTGTCTTATCTGCTGTTGTTCCAGAAGTCAATGTCCATCTTTTGGTTAAGGGTATGATTGACATCGATGCAGAGATCTCTAAATTTAACAAAAAGCTAGAGAAATCCAAGAACTCATTAACCAATCTCGAAAAGATTATGAGTTCTGCGGATTACGAATCTAAGGCATCTGATGCTGCGAAGGAAAAGAACAATCAATCTAAGGAGAAGACGCTTGCGGAGATTGAAGGTTTTGAGCAAACTATTGCTAACTTAGAGAAGCTTAAGTTATAG
- a CDS encoding uncharacterized protein (PKUD0A08050; similar to Saccharomyces cerevisiae YGR095C (RRP46); ancestral locus Anc_3.434) has translation MTVSATQHILKEVDGSATFEFSSTRVICSVTGPIEVSRPRNEQPTKAHLSLSVRPATGVPTTREAYMEQKLEKIISPMINMEEYPSKEIQIVVQVLETGEREQFTCMELAGAVNSLYLALLSAGISLKASFLSSFCACRDDSLIIRPKKHELDASTSHHVSVFSIIDGQASELLYSDSLGKTNEKEIFAALHAISDDVNKMNDTVRETILHSVADDYVWKF, from the coding sequence ATGACAGTCAGCGCAACACAACACATACTAAAGGAAGTCGATGGTTCTGCAACATTTGAGTTTTCTTCAACCCGTGTGATTTGCTCAGTTACAGGCCCTATTGAGGTGTCGAGGCCACGTAACGAGCAGCCAACAAAAGCCCACTTAAGCCTTTCAGTTAGACCAGCAACCGGTGTGCCAACAACAAGAGAAGCCTACATGGAGCAGAAGCTagaaaaaattatttcTCCAATGATTAACATGGAAGAGTACCCCAGtaaagaaattcaaattgttgTTCAAGTATTGGAAACGGGTGAACGTGAACAGTTTACTTGCATGGAATTGGCCGGTGCTGTAAATTCTCTTTACCTGGCTTTATTGAGTGCAGGAATATCACTCAAGGCCAGTTTTTTAAGCTCATTCTGTGCATGCAGAGATGATTCCTTAATTATTCGCCCGAAAAAACATGAATTAGATGCTTCAACTTCCCACCATGTTAGCGTTTTTTCCATTATCGATGGCCAGGCAAGTGAATTGCTCTACAGTGATTCTCTCGGTAAAACCAACGAGAAGGAGATATTTGCTGCCCTTCATGCTATCTCTGATGATGTCAACAAAATGAATGATACAGTAAGGGAAACGATCCTTCATTCCGTCGCAGATGACTATGTATGGAAATTTTAG